A stretch of Rhizobium sp. TH2 DNA encodes these proteins:
- the rplI gene encoding 50S ribosomal protein L9 — protein MQVILLERVNKLGQMGETVKVKDGYARNYLLPLGKALRANEANNKRYETERVQLEARNLERKSEAQTIADKLEGKSFVVVRSAGETGQMYGSVAARDIADIVSAEGFSIGRNQVDLNTPIKMIGLHNVVIHLHAEVTVTIELNVARSADEAARQSKGESLTSADAIYGVDEDALKPEDFFDASQMDDGEEM, from the coding sequence ATGCAAGTCATTCTCCTCGAACGCGTCAACAAGCTCGGCCAGATGGGCGAGACGGTAAAGGTCAAGGACGGCTACGCCCGTAACTACCTGCTGCCGCTCGGCAAGGCACTGCGCGCCAACGAAGCCAACAACAAGCGCTATGAAACCGAGCGCGTGCAGCTTGAAGCCCGCAACCTCGAGCGCAAGAGCGAAGCCCAGACGATTGCCGACAAGCTCGAAGGCAAGTCCTTCGTCGTCGTCCGCTCCGCTGGCGAAACCGGCCAGATGTACGGCTCGGTCGCAGCGCGTGACATCGCCGACATCGTGTCCGCCGAAGGCTTCAGCATCGGCCGCAACCAGGTCGACCTCAACACCCCGATCAAAATGATCGGCCTGCACAATGTGGTTATCCACCTGCATGCCGAGGTGACCGTCACGATCGAACTCAACGTCGCCCGCTCGGCCGACGAAGCCGCCCGCCAGTCCAAGGGCGAAAGCCTGACCTCGGCCGACGCCATCTATGGTGTCGACGAGGATGCATTGAAGCCGGAAGACTTCTTCGATGCCAGCCAGATGGACGACGGCGAAGAAATGTAA